In Marinomonas posidonica IVIA-Po-181, a single window of DNA contains:
- the tssJ gene encoding type VI secretion system lipoprotein TssJ: MKLKCFKSVLCYIWIVILVGCSSSGSSPTFLPPFKVEVNIIPAEDINVYSDGSPHPVAIRVYQLREIGAFTKSEFLELYNQDRSVLNEALVDMINISPVLPGKTQKLTLDIQQEARYLAVLAEFANYRQLVTKSYISLADDPDENPVYIRITSTEIDIKQPVDDSWW, encoded by the coding sequence ATGAAATTGAAATGTTTTAAATCCGTACTTTGTTATATATGGATTGTGATATTGGTTGGCTGTAGTAGTTCGGGGAGTTCACCTACTTTTTTACCTCCTTTTAAAGTGGAAGTTAATATTATACCAGCAGAAGATATTAATGTTTATTCAGACGGAAGCCCTCACCCAGTGGCAATTAGAGTGTATCAACTTAGAGAAATTGGGGCCTTCACTAAAAGTGAGTTCTTAGAACTTTATAATCAAGACCGAAGTGTTTTAAACGAAGCGCTAGTGGATATGATTAATATATCACCTGTATTACCAGGGAAAACACAGAAATTGACTTTGGATATTCAACAAGAGGCGCGTTATTTAGCGGTTTTGGCTGAATTTGCTAACTATAGACAGCTTGTCACCAAATCCTATATTAGCCTTGCGGATGATCCTGATGAAAACCCAGTTTATATAAGAATTACTAGTACAGAAATTGATATTAAACAACCAGTTGATGATTCCTGGTGGTAA
- a CDS encoding substrate-binding periplasmic protein: MILTGTTYAAIERLSLATQVWPPYQTVNEKTGEIGGVAVERVQCALRLMNQPYEIVFMAWDRAQLMVQTGKMDGYFAGSKSTTRAAYAVPSAAVVTDDLSWFVLPNISFDIDDETQKYNLRYGAKFNTNKWLSLKQEGYNVIKKPRDADSLLQMLWQGEIDVALEYRYIFEYSMEKAGMPLSNFKRVSRGTLDQVVHFSKDFIRENPTFLDSFNASLTSCR, translated from the coding sequence ATGATACTAACAGGGACAACTTATGCTGCAATTGAACGCTTGTCACTTGCTACTCAGGTTTGGCCACCATACCAAACGGTTAATGAGAAAACAGGGGAGATTGGCGGTGTTGCAGTGGAAAGAGTTCAATGCGCATTGCGTTTAATGAATCAACCATATGAAATCGTTTTTATGGCTTGGGATCGTGCGCAGCTTATGGTGCAAACAGGCAAAATGGATGGCTATTTTGCTGGCTCTAAAAGCACAACGAGAGCAGCTTATGCTGTTCCTTCTGCTGCAGTAGTGACGGATGATTTATCTTGGTTTGTTTTACCGAATATAAGCTTTGATATCGATGATGAAACTCAGAAATACAATCTTCGTTATGGGGCAAAGTTTAATACCAATAAATGGCTGTCTTTAAAACAAGAAGGCTATAACGTCATCAAAAAGCCAAGAGATGCAGACTCTCTACTTCAAATGCTTTGGCAAGGAGAGATCGATGTTGCCCTTGAATACCGGTATATTTTTGAATACTCCATGGAAAAAGCAGGAATGCCATTGAGCAATTTTAAGCGCGTTTCTAGAGGGACCTTAGATCAAGTGGTGCATTTCTCAAAAGATTTTATTCGAGAAAATCCAACATTTTTGGATTCTTTTAATGCGTCTTTAACATCGTGTCGTTGA
- a CDS encoding type VI secretion system-associated FHA domain protein has translation MSISLQLVELPENEQVTSRQISLPDSGGTIGRSFDCTIQLPDFNRSLSRVHAEIVLSQKGRYQLIDRSTNGVYVNGRLIGKGAKHTLADGDNIKMGAYTLLVSDMESLFVQEDIPVLDESLDDPNSAVFDVKNLEMDSPIKANNPIDQKSYNSLFNEEEADVPSFSKKNVMEEDSFGYDPFESMQEDLQMRDPNEVTEVDEDAEVIQFNANDLAVSTYNEARDEEKRALHNSVMQLNKIIEQQQNTLSGSIAHERLMSCLEATFEKFIAELSPVNLEDEFNSYLSGWGAKDKKYWSLYKKQFIRKQERGEYYRQFYALLFEELREKR, from the coding sequence ATGAGTATCAGCTTACAGCTCGTCGAGTTGCCTGAAAATGAGCAAGTTACAAGTAGACAGATTTCTCTACCTGATTCTGGTGGAACAATTGGACGTTCGTTTGACTGTACTATTCAGCTACCAGATTTTAACCGTTCTTTGTCTAGGGTTCATGCCGAAATCGTTTTATCTCAGAAAGGCCGTTATCAGCTGATTGACAGAAGTACGAATGGAGTCTACGTCAATGGCCGCTTAATTGGTAAAGGCGCTAAGCACACTCTTGCTGATGGCGATAATATTAAGATGGGGGCTTACACTCTTTTGGTGAGCGATATGGAATCGCTATTTGTACAAGAGGATATTCCTGTTTTAGATGAGAGTCTGGATGATCCTAACTCTGCTGTATTTGACGTGAAAAATTTAGAAATGGATTCTCCTATTAAAGCCAATAATCCTATAGATCAAAAGAGCTACAACTCACTTTTTAATGAAGAGGAAGCTGATGTACCCTCTTTTTCAAAAAAAAATGTGATGGAGGAAGATTCCTTTGGTTATGATCCATTTGAATCGATGCAAGAAGATCTACAGATGCGGGATCCTAATGAGGTCACGGAAGTAGATGAAGATGCCGAGGTGATACAATTTAATGCGAACGACTTGGCGGTCAGTACATACAATGAAGCAAGGGACGAAGAGAAAAGAGCATTGCACAATAGTGTCATGCAGTTGAACAAAATTATTGAACAACAGCAAAATACGCTCTCGGGTTCAATTGCCCATGAACGGTTAATGTCCTGCTTGGAAGCTACTTTTGAGAAGTTCATTGCAGAATTAAGCCCTGTTAATCTTGAGGACGAGTTTAATAGTTACCTTTCTGGTTGGGGGGCTAAGGATAAAAAATATTGGTCTTTATATAAAAAGCAGTTTATTCGTAAGCAAGAACGTGGCGAGTATTACCGTCAGTTTTATGCCTTGCTTTTTGAAGAACTTAGAGAGAAACGATGA
- the tssK gene encoding type VI secretion system baseplate subunit TssK, with amino-acid sequence MRRHRKVVWNEGMFIAPQHFQQQERYLHHYVEQYTAQFTGGNRYGISTLEIDSHRLTIGKLVISECCGVFPDGTYFESFRELVLDIPAATLEKRVFLALPMSVEGENEYGELKDLCRYSKVSINLFDSSDSSQSSIETTLAEPNVRLVLEGDEITGMTLIPIARVLEKRESGEVILDKGFIPACLQYGASQILVERIKELFALTQARAQSIAQRIGAGQNRKSEQSLMKEYLWLQALNRWLPWLHLALNNSNMLLEELYEGLVRYSAELKSFEPNVADLPEPLIKDDLKAVFSKVFSALRSQLSMVQSDSVAEFKWDTNLFEKRRLLRTSVPNIHLMENRRFVLAVESSIGASTLAQVFPSACTLSGITQIAELVRNGLSGIGLSVLPIAPNELKARADMCYFEIDTGHAFWQEIKNKREAITLHVDSRVPDVALILYALG; translated from the coding sequence TTGAGACGACATCGTAAAGTTGTATGGAATGAGGGGATGTTTATAGCCCCTCAACATTTTCAGCAACAAGAGCGCTACTTGCATCACTATGTTGAACAATACACTGCTCAATTTACCGGTGGAAATCGCTATGGTATCTCTACGTTGGAGATTGATAGTCACCGATTAACTATAGGGAAATTAGTGATATCTGAATGTTGTGGGGTTTTTCCTGATGGGACTTATTTTGAGAGTTTCCGTGAATTAGTGCTAGATATTCCTGCTGCGACATTAGAAAAACGTGTGTTTCTTGCTTTACCAATGTCCGTTGAAGGTGAAAATGAATACGGAGAATTGAAGGATTTATGTCGATACTCAAAGGTTTCAATTAATTTATTTGACTCGAGTGACTCGAGCCAAAGCTCTATCGAAACAACACTTGCGGAACCTAATGTTCGCTTAGTGTTAGAAGGTGACGAAATAACTGGAATGACGTTAATACCAATTGCTCGCGTGTTAGAGAAGCGTGAGAGTGGGGAAGTAATTCTAGATAAAGGGTTTATTCCTGCTTGTCTTCAGTACGGAGCGTCTCAGATTTTAGTTGAAAGAATCAAGGAGTTATTTGCATTGACTCAAGCTCGTGCCCAGAGCATTGCGCAGAGAATAGGGGCAGGACAAAATAGGAAAAGTGAGCAAAGTCTAATGAAAGAGTATTTATGGCTACAGGCCTTAAATCGCTGGCTTCCTTGGCTACATTTAGCACTTAATAATTCCAATATGTTATTGGAAGAGCTCTATGAAGGTCTAGTTCGCTATTCTGCTGAGCTAAAAAGTTTTGAACCCAATGTTGCAGATTTACCTGAACCGTTAATAAAAGACGACTTGAAAGCTGTTTTTTCGAAAGTGTTTTCAGCATTACGTTCACAGCTATCCATGGTGCAAAGTGATAGTGTTGCCGAATTTAAATGGGATACAAATTTATTTGAAAAACGTAGATTATTGAGAACATCTGTACCAAATATTCACTTGATGGAAAATCGTCGATTTGTATTGGCAGTAGAATCTTCAATTGGAGCTTCGACATTAGCCCAAGTATTCCCTAGTGCTTGTACATTATCTGGTATTACGCAAATTGCAGAACTGGTCCGAAATGGCCTTTCTGGTATAGGGCTTAGTGTTCTTCCAATTGCGCCAAATGAGCTTAAAGCGCGTGCAGATATGTGTTATTTCGAAATAGATACAGGTCATGCTTTTTGGCAAGAGATTAAAAATAAACGTGAAGCAATTACTCTGCATGTTGATAGCCGAGTTCCTGATGTAGCCTTAATACTATACGCTTTGGGGTAA